The Agrobacterium larrymoorei nucleotide sequence GGGCGATGATCCGGCTGGAAGCGACGATGGCACGGCAGGCAATGTGGCTGTCGGGCAAAGAGACGCATGCCGTTTCCGAGGCTGCCTTGGATGCGACGTTCCGGCGGCATGAACGGCTGTCCGACGAGCAGAAAGCGGCAATCGAGCGCATTGCAGGACCTGCCCGTATTGCCGCCGTGGTCGGACGCGCAGGTGCTGGCAAGACCACGATGATGAAAGCGGCGCGCGAGGCGTGGGAGCTGGCCGGATACCGTGTCGTCGGTGGTGCGCTGGCCGGCAAGGCGGCTGAGGGTTTGGAGAAGGAAGCCGGCATTGAGAGCCGGACGCTTGCGTCGTGGGAGCTGCGCTGGAACCGCGGCCGCGACGTTCTGGACGCAAAGACGATCTTCGTCATGGATGAGGCGGGCATGGTCGCCTCCAAGCAGATGGCGGGCTTTGTCGATGCTGTCGTCAGGGTAGGTGCCAAAATCGTGCTGGTCGGCGATCCCGAACAGCTACAGCCGATCGAGGCGGGCGCTGCCTTCCGCGCCATCGTCGACCGCATCGGTTATGCCGAACTCGAAACGATCTATCGCCAGCGCGAGGACTGGATGCGCAGGGCGTCGCTCGATCTGGCGCGGGGGAACGTCGAGAGGGCGCTGGCCTCCTACAATTCGAATGCCAGAGTCACAGGCGAGCGTCTGAAGGCGGAAGCGGTCGCGAGCCTGATCGCCGACTGGAACCACGATTACGATCAGACTAAGACGACGTTGATCCTCGCGCATCTGCGCCGCGACGTGCGCATGCTGAACGTCATGGCCCGCGAAAAACTGGTCGAGCGCGGCATTGTGGGTGATGGCCATGTCTTCAAGACGGCTGACGGTATCCGCCAGTTCGACACGGGCGACCAGATCGTCTTCCTGAAGAACGAGGGATCGCTGGGTGTCAAGAACGGCATGATCGGCCATGTCGTCGAAGCGGCTTCAAACCGCGTTGTCGCCGTGATCGGCGAGGGCGATCAGCGCCGGCTGGTGACGGTCGAGCAGCGCTTCTACAATCAGCTTGATCACGGTTATGCGACGACTATCCATAAATCGCAGGGCGCCACCGTCGATCGCGTGAAAGTGCTGGCATCGCTGTCGCTGGATCGCCATCTCACCTATGTGGCGATGACCCGTCATCGTGAGGATCTGCAACTCTACTACGGTAAGCGATCCTTCGCCTTCAATGGCGGTTTGGCAAAAGTTCTTTCTCGGAAAAATGCCAAGGAAACGACACTCGATTACGAGCGCGGTCAATTGTATCGAGAGGCGCTGCGCTTTGCGGAAAACCGTGGCCTACACATCATGCAGGTGGCGCGCACACTCCTCCGCGACCGGCTCGACTGGACGCTGCGCCAGAAGACGAAGCTGGCTGATCTCGCCCGCAGGCTTGGCGCGTTTGGTGAGCACTTTGGCCTCCACCAAACCCCAAAGACCCAAACGATGAAGGAGGCCCGGCCCATGGTCGCAGGCATCACGCAATTCTCCGGCTCTGTCGCCGACAGCGTCGACCGGAAACTCGACACCGATCCGGCGCTGAAGAAACAATGGGAGGAGGTATCCACTCGCTTCCGTTATGTCTTCGCCGATCCTGAAGCCGCATTCCGGGCAATGAACTTCGATGCGGTTATCGCCGACAAGGAGATGGCGAAACAGGCATTGCAGAAGATCGAGAGCAATGTGGTTTCGATCGGTCCGCTTAACGGTAAGACCGGCATGCTTGCCAGCAAGTCGGATCGTGAAGCGCGCCGGATCGCCGAGCTTAATGTCCCGGCCCTGAAACGTGACCTCGATCAGTATCTCAGGATGCGCGAGAACGCGGCGCAGCGACTGCAGGCAGATGAGCAGGCGCTGCGCCAGCGCGTCTCGATCGACATTCCCGCACTGTCACCGGCGGCGCGTGTCGTGCTGGAGCGGGTGAGGGACGCCATCGACCGGAACGATCTGCCGGCGGCGATGGCCTATGCGCTCAGCAACCGCGAGACCAAGCTTGAGATCGACGGCTTTAACCAAGCTGTCACCGAGCGGATTGGCGAGCGGACCCTCCTGAGCAACGCCGCGCGTGATCCCTCCGGGAAGCTTTATGGAAAGCTTGCCGAGGGGATGAAGCCCGAGCAGAAGGAACAGCTCAAACAAGCCTGGCCGGTGATGCGGACGGCGCAGCAGCTCGCCGCCCACGAGCGCACCGTCCAGTCGCTGAAACTAGCCGAGGAGCAACGTCTCACCCAGCGCCAGACGCCGGTGCTGAAACAATGAGGCGGCGGGCGGTCCTTCTGTTTCTGACGGGCGCCAGCCTCGTCATGTCAGGACTGGTGTCGATAGCGTTCATGGGCGGGTACCGGCTGAATCTGACGCCGAGCGAACCACTCGGGCTCTGGCGCATCAAGGCGTTACAGCGTCCGGTCTCGATCGGCGATCTGGTGTTTCTCTGCCCGCCAACGGCAGCCGTCTTCGACGAGGCGCGACGGCGCGGATATGTACGCCGCGGATTGTGTGCCGGCGGTGTCGCGCCGCTTATCAAGACAGTCGCAGCGCTGCCCGGTCAGCATGTCGACATCACCGACCATATTGTGATCGATGGCCGCTCTCTACCCGCATCCACTGTGCGCGATCGGGACGGTGAGGGCAGACCGCTCACCCCTGATCTGGGCGGTGTCGTGCCCCCGCATCATTTGTTCCTTCACTCGACTTTTGCGAGCTCCTATGACTCCCGATATTTCGGCCCGGTTCCGGATTCCGGTCTTCTCGGCCTGGCGCAGCCGGTTATTACCTTTGATCCGTGATCGCGATGACGATGGCCGGAAAGCCGATCGTTTGAAAGCTGTTCTGCTGATCGCAGCTTCTATCGCCTGTGGGCGAATCGGATGGAGCGGCGTGGTGCTTCTTTTGCCCTTCGCCATGATCATTCCGGTGCTCTGGGCGATGGCACCGTCCCGCTTAGTCGCGGCGGCGGTCTCGGCTGGGTATTTCCTCGCAGCGTCGCGAGGTCTCCCGCAGGGCGTGGCCAACTTCTATGCCGCCAATCTGTGGCCAGGGTTACTATTGTGGGTAGCGGCTTCCATCTCCTTCGTCGCTGTAAACGCCGTGCTCTGGACGAAGCGTGCCGGACAAAAGGCTTCCGGAAAGATGTGGCCGGATGCGGCAATGGCGGTGCGCTATCTGGTGGTTTTGGTGCTGACCGGGTTGCCGCCCTTCGGCATCACCGGATGGGCGCACCCGCTGACAATTGCGGGTGTGCTGTTTCCCGGTTGGGGCTGGTGGGGCCTCCTATTAACTGCGGCCGGCCTCACCGTCATGACGACAAGGCTTTGGCCAGCGGCTGCCATTACGCTATCAGCGTTCTGGCTCTGGTCCGCCGCGTTTTGGACAGAACCGAACCTACAGCATGGGTGGACGGGCGTCGACCTCGCGCAGGGACAAAAGCTCGGTCGGGATGAATCGCTTCAGCATCAGCGTGAGCTAATCGCAAAGATGAAGCGCGCTGCCGCCGCCGATCCGAAAACGCGCGTGGTAGTGATGCCGGAAAGTGCGCTCGGCTTCTGGACGCCGACGGTCGAGCATCTTTGGCGGGACAAACTGGGCGGAACCAGCCTCACCGTGATTGCCGGCGCTGCCGTCATCGATACCCACAGCTACGACAACGTCATGGTAGCGATATCGGCGGACGAGGCGAAGATTGTCTATCGCGAGCGAATGCCGGTTCCGGTCTCGATGTGGCAACCATGGCTGCAATGGACCGGGCAGGGCGGCGGAGCGCGTGCGGACTTCTTCGGCAATCCGGTGGTTAAGGTTGATGGAACCAGGATCGCGCCGCTGATTTGCTACGAACAGCTCATTCTCTGGCCGGTCCTGCAATCGATGCTGCACTCGCCCGAGGTGATCGTTGCCGTTGGGAATGGCTGGTGGACCGGGGGCACGTCGATCGTCGCCATCCAGAAGGCGAGTGTAACCGCCTGGGCCAGATTGTTCGGTCTGCCTGTCGTCATGGCATTCAATACTTGAAGGAGATCCGGGATGGTCGATGCCGCCCTTACCAAGCAATGCGCCGATCCGGCCCTGAAGCCCGCAATTATCGAGCAGTTCATCGCTCGTGCTGGATCGCAGGACCCGTTGGCGATCACCGTCCGGTCTGGAAGCCGCGTGGTGCTGGTGCCCAAACCCACGACGCCGGAGGAGGCGCTGGCGCTGATCCGCGACAATCTTGGTCGTAACACCGTGCGTGTTGGCATCACCCAGTATCCTGCAGGCCTCGGTATCGTCGAGGCAGGCCAGTTGAAGCCGGATCTCGTGGATGTTTGCGAGAACATTCGCATGGGAACCGCGCTATTCGGCAAGGTCTGGCGCATCGTCATGAAATGGTATGGCAATCCGACTGCTGCTGACGTGCTGCCGCAAGTGATGGATGATGCGATCATCGCCTGGCAGACGGGATACTTCGAGGGGACTGCGGTGTTTCGGGCGGAGCATCCTGGCGAGGGGAAAATTTCCCAACCGGCTGAGATCCAGAGTGACGAAGCCGAAACAAAATCCGGCTCTCGCGAAAATGCAGGAGTTGAAGATCCGCCATCTGAGGCGATCGCGTCTGACCCGAACAAGGCTGGTATCAGGATCGACCTGTCTGGGATAGGAGCTCGCGAGCGGTAGGTCCTACCGCCGGAGTTCGGTGAAATCGGAATGGCGCTCCCTAGATGCCCTGCAGGCTTTCCGCTGCCTGCAGGTTGAAGCGCGGCAGCATCATTGAAGCGAACCTGAAGTCCCACCATATCTTCAGCACGGCGCACGCGGAGGGGTCATGTGGTCAGAGATGCCAATCGGCAAGTATAAGGGCAAAACGCTACCGCAGCTGTTGCTGACGGATCCAGACTATTTCTTCTGGGCGATGGAGCAGGACGACTTTTTTAAGGGCGGCCTTGCGAAGCAGGCAGCCGACATTCTTCGGAAAGTCCGCCACATCAAGATTCCCAAGCCGGATCCCGCGAACTGGCGTGTTGAGTATTTTCTCACACCCGACGGCAAGTTTGCACACTTCGACATCGTCGAGGCCGATCGTGCACCTCATGTCGGCTCCAGCAGAACGTCCCGTTCGACGGCGCTCGATTTTGCATATGTCCGCCAGACGCGCGACTACGACAAGCTCGGATACAAGCACTTCATCAAGAGCTTCAAATACTTCTATTTCGGGAGCTCGGACGTGCGGCTCAACAAGGCCAAATGCGAAGCCTTCTTCGACGATCCAGCCAATTTCAATTAATTCTAACGCGTTTCAGGCAGGACAAATGAACGATAGCAACACGAAGCCCTCAGCCCATGGAAAGCGTCCCGCGGTCCGATCAAGGTCGATCGATACTCGCTTGAAGCAGCCAAGTCGGTAAACGCCTTGTTGAACGGGCCAATCGCGGTGCTTCCTTCGGCCGAAGGGGAGACAGTGCTACCATTCCGGATCGGGATCAATACTGACATAGAGACGAGACTGAGACTGGATGCAGCACTGTCGGATCTGCGAGAAGCGTTACGCCGGTGCACGCACAGTGCCGCGTAGCTTTATGCGACCGCGCAGCCTGATGCCTTACGCCATGATATTGTTGGTCAACCCTGCGAGCCCGTCAGTGATGACGCTCGGCTCAACGCTCGGCAATCTTTCCTGATCGTCCAGGCAAGACGCAAGCAGCACCGCCAGCAACGTGAAAGCGAAAATTTAGCTCAAAACTAAACCGCCAGCAGCTTAAAATCATTTTTGACCGCGGTTTTGTGAAAAATTGCACGTGCGCGATCTTAATCCAGACTGGCTTCTCCCTGGAATGACACTTATAAGGGAGTTGACGCAGTACGCGCTGCGTTGCGGCTTAGAATCCGCAGATGAACGGTTGGCGCTGACCGGAATGGCGCCAGGAACCCTCTGACTTTGTGTCCGGGGGCCTGCGGCGTATGTCCAGGCTCCGGCTAAAGGTCGCAGGGCCGATTCATCTCGGATTCTAACCCCCGGCAAGGGTTCACGGGGTTCAACGTCAGCGGAGGCGCACCGCGGACCAACCAGGGTTAGGTCAGGAATGGAACTGGAAGATGCCACAGTGACGAAGAAGGTAGAGCTCCGCCCATTGATCGGGCTGACGCACGGATTACCGCCGGCGGACCTGGAAACCATCACGATCGACGCCATCAGGACGCACCGGCAACTCGTGGAGAAAGCCGACAAGCTATTTCAGGCTCTGCCTGAGACCTACAAAACAGGAAAAGAAGCCGGCGGCCCGCAGCATGTCCGATACATTGAAGCGAGCATCGAGATGCATGCGCAGATGAGCGCCGTAAGCACACTGATCAGCATTCTTGGCTTCATTCCCAAGGTTGTCGTAAACTGACCGACACTAAAATTGTATCGGGGCAAGAACACTCCCGCTGATTGAGGGCTGCTGGCGTCGTGTCCGTCGCGGTTTGAGGTGACGCTTTAGTCTTTGTCGTCGATCGTCTCGAGGATTTCATAGTTTTTGACGAGTCTCGATATGCCTTCATTCAGCAAGGAAACACTGTATCCGTCGAGATCGCTCTGATCTAGATTTTCACGAGATGCATTGATTTCCAACGGTATTCGGGATCCTTGGCTACATCGCTCCTCAGTTGATGAACTGCCTGACGGACAGCGTCAAAGCTTTCGTAGAAGTGGTTTCGATTTCCGTCGTCAGTCTAGTCTGGCGTGTGCAAAGCGGATGCGGGTAAGTAACTATAGAGCGTTCAAGGCAGCCCTTTCGACATAACAGTCCTCCTCAACCGCAACTTCACAACGGGAATGTTGCACCCGTTCAAATAAGTTTCCGCCGGATTGCGAGCGCGGTCAGCTGCGCCTTGGAGCGGACGTCGAAGCGCTTCATCACCTCACGAAGCTTCACCCGGACGCTGTTATACTTGACCCCCTCGATGTCGGCGATCTCCTCCATCGTCATGCCGACCGCGATCCATTTAAGATAGGTCGCTTCTTTAGGATCGAGCCACACGGCATTTTCCGCCGTGGGTGTAGTGCGAAGGAATGAGATGCGGGAATGGATCTGCCCAATGGTTGCCGCAGCTGCAATTGCGTCGATCTCCCGATCGAGATCGATCACCGGCTTCTCCGATGCCAGCGTGAACATCGACATCGACCCGTTGGCGGTCTTGATCGGAATGGTAATGCCGGAGCGGATGCTGAAGTCGGCTGCATGGGCATAGAAGGCGCGCTCGCCCTTCGACAGCGTCGAGCGCTCTTGCTCGCCCGACCAGGTGAAGATGTGCTTCCTGGACCTTGCGCGTTTGACGACCGGATCGAGAGCGTCAAATTTCTTATTGAAATAGACCGACTGCCACTCGCGATGATAATTGGTCACGGCGGTAATGTGCCGATTCTGGATGTGAAGGTAGGCGTAACCGGTAAAGCCGAAATGATTGGCTATGTCCGCCAGCCCCGTCTTCAGGATGCACTCATCGCCTTCAATCGCGGCAAGATCGGTCAATTTATCCAGCCAGTGCTGCATTCCTTATCTCCGTAATGGTTGTCTGTATCCTTGTCGTCACGCTTCGTCCGACAGCCCGCGATCGGCAAGAAGTCGAAAAACTTCACGTTGGGTTGACGAAATCCGCGTTCCTTAGTCATGCGTTGGCTTTCGAGTGTCAGGTTCAACTTCCAGCAAGAGAGCCCTTTTCGGTCTCACGGCGTTCCCCGCGCTCATATTCGAAGCCGCATTTAAAGGTTCGAGTATCACCCGGTTCCAGACGGACTTGTTTGATACGGCTAGGGAGATTGAAGGCGTTCGTCAAATCTTCCACAGGCTCAAGAGCTATTGATCTGCGTCGATCTCTCGCAAGTGTGTCACCAGTGTAAACATGCATATGCCCCCGTTCCTGCCAGACGGACAATTCCGTGCCAGAAGTCGGATCAGTCAGGATCGTGCGGGAGATTCCGTCTTCATCCTGAATGAGCTGTGTAAAGCAGCAATCAAGGACGTGATCGCCAATTCTGGTCGGTCGATGGAAAGTAGGGCTATTTTGGAGTTTTATCTCTCCATCTGATGTGACCTGAGGAATAAGATCAATCGTATCCACGACAAACGTCGATGGGACCTGGAGCGTAAGGTCATCAATGGCGGAGCTTCCAGGCAGCCTGAAATACGGATGCCATCCTGCAACGTAGGGAACTGTCTCTCCGCCGCTGTTTGTAGTGGCGATCTCAAGTTCAACTCCGCTAACCGAAAAAACGTACGCGACAGAAACTTCGAGATCATAAGAATAGCTCGGGGCTTTTGCGCTGACCGTCTTGTGGACGAACTCTAATCGGACATTTTCACCAGCAAACGCGGTGCCTCGAAGCTCGAACTGCCTCACACGCAAGAAACCGTGATAAACCTCATTTTCGCCTTCTGCGATCGGAAGCAATCGATATGTGCGACCGTCGAAATCGAAACGACCCCTTACGAGACGATTGGTAAATGGAGCAAGGATCCCGTTGCGTACGCCGTTTTGGGACGTCAGCTCATGCACATCACGATAACCGTCAACGACGTTTTCACCTTCCTGACCATTCGTATCTCTTGGATGCCAATCGAGGAGTGTTGCGCCCTGCAGAGCGATCCGGGCGCGATATCGATAGCTTGTTACTTCGATCACCTCGATCCCACATGTCGTTTGGGCCGAAACGATTGTCTGACTGCGTCTAAGATCCGTGGTGGGCACGTTCATCTCCCCAATTGACCTGCCGCGCTCATCGATTGTCTTCATCAGCATTTCTCAGCCACCCGGGCTTCTGCTCAGAAGGCGGCTTTCGCCGAGCAGTCCCTGTTCGTTCATGATCGGATGGGCGACAGATACGATGTGGGCGTTGATCCGTTTGAGATCGCGCAGGATGTCGAGATGAAGCGAGCTGGTTTGCAGGCTGTCGGCGCGTCCGTGACGCAAACGTTCAAGGTGGCGCTCGGAGGATCGCTTCTCCATCTGACGCACCTCGATCTTGCGCTCCATGAGTTGGCGGGCAAGGCTAATGTCACGGGTGATCAGGATCGTTTGTGCGATCCTGAGATTGTCGATGGTCAACTGGAAAAGCTGCTGAAGCTCGGCAAAACCGTCATCGGAGAACTTGAGGCCGTGGCCGATCTTCTTGGTCACCGCCTGCAAGAGGCCTTTCTCGATGATGTCACCGATATGTTCGAGGTTTATGGCATAGTCGATGATGACGATCGAACGGCGCCCTTCGTCTTCTGACAATCCGGTTTGGCCAAGTTTGGAAAGGTAGACCTTGACCTCCTGTTGCAGCCGGTCGACCTGACGTTCTAACTTGGAGATATCCTTCAGCCTCGACGTGTTGTTCTGCTCAAATGCGTCGGAGACTTTCAAAAGCATTCTCTCGATCAGGTCTCCGACTCCAAGCACCTCGCGGGAAGCGCTGGTGAGGGCCACGATCGGTGTCGAGAGCTCGTCGGCGTCGAGAAATTTTGGGCCGTTCTCTGCGTGGGCCTGATCAGGGATCAGAATGGTCATCC carries:
- the traA gene encoding Ti-type conjugative transfer relaxase TraA; translation: MAIAHFSASIVSRGSGRSAVLSAAYRHCAKMDYEREARTIDYTRKHGLLYEEFLLPADAPNWVRSMIADRSVSGASEAFWNRVETFEKRADAQLARDLTIALPLELSAEQNIALVRDFVEKHILAKGMVADWVYHDNPGNPHIHLMTTLRPLTEDGFGGKKVAVIGDNGQLVRTKSGKILYELWAGSTDDFNSLRDGWFERLNHHLALGGIDLRIDGRSYEKQGIELEPTIHLGVGAKAIERKAQVQGVRPELERIQLNKERRQENTRRIVRNPAIVLDVITREKSVFDERDVAKVLHRYVDDPAAFQQLMLRIILNPDVLRLQRDTIDFATGDKLPARYSTRAMIRLEATMARQAMWLSGKETHAVSEAALDATFRRHERLSDEQKAAIERIAGPARIAAVVGRAGAGKTTMMKAAREAWELAGYRVVGGALAGKAAEGLEKEAGIESRTLASWELRWNRGRDVLDAKTIFVMDEAGMVASKQMAGFVDAVVRVGAKIVLVGDPEQLQPIEAGAAFRAIVDRIGYAELETIYRQREDWMRRASLDLARGNVERALASYNSNARVTGERLKAEAVASLIADWNHDYDQTKTTLILAHLRRDVRMLNVMAREKLVERGIVGDGHVFKTADGIRQFDTGDQIVFLKNEGSLGVKNGMIGHVVEAASNRVVAVIGEGDQRRLVTVEQRFYNQLDHGYATTIHKSQGATVDRVKVLASLSLDRHLTYVAMTRHREDLQLYYGKRSFAFNGGLAKVLSRKNAKETTLDYERGQLYREALRFAENRGLHIMQVARTLLRDRLDWTLRQKTKLADLARRLGAFGEHFGLHQTPKTQTMKEARPMVAGITQFSGSVADSVDRKLDTDPALKKQWEEVSTRFRYVFADPEAAFRAMNFDAVIADKEMAKQALQKIESNVVSIGPLNGKTGMLASKSDREARRIAELNVPALKRDLDQYLRMRENAAQRLQADEQALRQRVSIDIPALSPAARVVLERVRDAIDRNDLPAAMAYALSNRETKLEIDGFNQAVTERIGERTLLSNAARDPSGKLYGKLAEGMKPEQKEQLKQAWPVMRTAQQLAAHERTVQSLKLAEEQRLTQRQTPVLKQ
- a CDS encoding conjugal transfer protein TraB, with the translated sequence MTPDISARFRIPVFSAWRSRLLPLIRDRDDDGRKADRLKAVLLIAASIACGRIGWSGVVLLLPFAMIIPVLWAMAPSRLVAAAVSAGYFLAASRGLPQGVANFYAANLWPGLLLWVAASISFVAVNAVLWTKRAGQKASGKMWPDAAMAVRYLVVLVLTGLPPFGITGWAHPLTIAGVLFPGWGWWGLLLTAAGLTVMTTRLWPAAAITLSAFWLWSAAFWTEPNLQHGWTGVDLAQGQKLGRDESLQHQRELIAKMKRAAAADPKTRVVVMPESALGFWTPTVEHLWRDKLGGTSLTVIAGAAVIDTHSYDNVMVAISADEAKIVYRERMPVPVSMWQPWLQWTGQGGGARADFFGNPVVKVDGTRIAPLICYEQLILWPVLQSMLHSPEVIVAVGNGWWTGGTSIVAIQKASVTAWARLFGLPVVMAFNT
- the traR gene encoding autoinducer-binding transcriptional regulator TraR; this encodes MQHWLDKLTDLAAIEGDECILKTGLADIANHFGFTGYAYLHIQNRHITAVTNYHREWQSVYFNKKFDALDPVVKRARSRKHIFTWSGEQERSTLSKGERAFYAHAADFSIRSGITIPIKTANGSMSMFTLASEKPVIDLDREIDAIAAAATIGQIHSRISFLRTTPTAENAVWLDPKEATYLKWIAVGMTMEEIADIEGVKYNSVRVKLREVMKRFDVRSKAQLTALAIRRKLI
- a CDS encoding aldose 1-epimerase → MKTIDERGRSIGEMNVPTTDLRRSQTIVSAQTTCGIEVIEVTSYRYRARIALQGATLLDWHPRDTNGQEGENVVDGYRDVHELTSQNGVRNGILAPFTNRLVRGRFDFDGRTYRLLPIAEGENEVYHGFLRVRQFELRGTAFAGENVRLEFVHKTVSAKAPSYSYDLEVSVAYVFSVSGVELEIATTNSGGETVPYVAGWHPYFRLPGSSAIDDLTLQVPSTFVVDTIDLIPQVTSDGEIKLQNSPTFHRPTRIGDHVLDCCFTQLIQDEDGISRTILTDPTSGTELSVWQERGHMHVYTGDTLARDRRRSIALEPVEDLTNAFNLPSRIKQVRLEPGDTRTFKCGFEYERGERRETEKGSLAGS
- a CDS encoding transcriptional repressor TraM, translating into MELEDATVTKKVELRPLIGLTHGLPPADLETITIDAIRTHRQLVEKADKLFQALPETYKTGKEAGGPQHVRYIEASIEMHAQMSAVSTLISILGFIPKVVVN
- a CDS encoding TraH family protein, whose product is MVDAALTKQCADPALKPAIIEQFIARAGSQDPLAITVRSGSRVVLVPKPTTPEEALALIRDNLGRNTVRVGITQYPAGLGIVEAGQLKPDLVDVCENIRMGTALFGKVWRIVMKWYGNPTAADVLPQVMDDAIIAWQTGYFEGTAVFRAEHPGEGKISQPAEIQSDEAETKSGSRENAGVEDPPSEAIASDPNKAGIRIDLSGIGARER
- the traF gene encoding conjugative transfer signal peptidase TraF produces the protein MRRRAVLLFLTGASLVMSGLVSIAFMGGYRLNLTPSEPLGLWRIKALQRPVSIGDLVFLCPPTAAVFDEARRRGYVRRGLCAGGVAPLIKTVAALPGQHVDITDHIVIDGRSLPASTVRDRDGEGRPLTPDLGGVVPPHHLFLHSTFASSYDSRYFGPVPDSGLLGLAQPVITFDP